From a single Arachis hypogaea cultivar Tifrunner chromosome 3, arahy.Tifrunner.gnm2.J5K5, whole genome shotgun sequence genomic region:
- the LOC112734000 gene encoding uncharacterized protein isoform X2 has translation MVAPMEEEENSSSRRRSESKDEIPLSELLDLEIRWPSEAERTLSSNSDSEAFQGKSSLSLAGVDLDGFFDHRESDSNASGQTMAFGDQVGDTASYSAIQASENLSLFQNVQASELATPTRSMEDQSDDSFSGWAANFRSASSGPVNEEPESSFGHSKVQDTVSGSSKDDFNHSVSKGNDWFQVDGWRTSNLEVPNQSGKPELNVDFNDTKTAESATSSSTRNLDWMQDDQWQRSDNKTTAAVVTEAVEYSFDGWNDFTGSARDSAQDPSSIISRSNITEQVGKSEITADLNNTKAEGNSSSIEDFSWMQDDVWPGSNNKTTDTKSTNNVEDSFDDWNDFSGSANAQYLSSNLSNSKITGESGKSELAKNNDDKIIAGGDSGSSRNFDWMQDDQQLVSNNQASDVVTTNEDADSFDNWNDFTGSPVTQNPSSSVLYSETNILAGKSETSVDAHQTKTEVGNSSSIEDFNWMQDDGWPSGNNKTTDAKGTNEDADSFDDWNDFAGLANAQHLSSNLSNSKITGESGKSELAKNNDDKRIAGGDSGSPRNFDWMQANQWQGSNDQASGIATTNEGADSFDDWNDFTGSPVTQNPSSSVSYSEINVLAGKSGTSADCDQTKTEVGNNSSIEDFSWMQDEGWPGSNNKTTNTKGANEDADSFDDWNDFTGSANAQHLSSNLSNSEIKGETGKSDFAMDNDDKKISEGASGASRNFDWMNDDQWQGSNNQASGIVTTNDDADSADDWNEFTGSSLAQNPSNSVSYSEINALAGKSETSADSHQTKTEVGNSSSIDDFSWMQDGGWSDSHNKTTDTKGANEDADSFDDWNDFTGSANAQISSSNPSNSETTGKTGKSEFAKDSDDKRIAVGASGSSSFDWTKDDQWKGSHNQASGIATSNEGADSFDDWNDFTGSTVTQNPSSSVSYSEINVLAGKSETSSDCHQTKTEVGNSSSIEDFSWMQDEGWPGKNNKTTDTKGANEDADSFDDWNDFIGSANAQYSSKNIDWKQDNQWQGSQKQASGILTANEGADSFDDWNDFTGSSVTQNPSSNASYSGQSVTSDFHQTKKQVGANTSVQLQSFDWMQNDLCPVSQKKSNDPKTTNVVSDSFDDIWNGFKQKATTRDSSGTISIPVQTSSEQSSVLNLFSSSNKSHSVNF, from the coding sequence ATGGTGGCACCTATGGAGGAGGAGGAGAATTCATCAAGCAGGAGGAGGAGTGAATCTAAAGATGAGATTCCCTTATCTGAGCTGCTAGATTTGGAAATTAGATGGCCAAGTGAGGCAGAGAGAACTCTGTCTAGTAATTCAGATTCGGAAGCATTCCAGGGGAAGAGTTCGTTGAGTTTGGCTGGAGTTGATCTTGATGGTTTTTTCGATCACAGGGAATCCGATTCAAATGCGTCTGGACAGACAATGGCTTTCGGAGATCAAGTGGGTGATACTGCTTCTTATAGTGCCATCCAAGCTAGTGAAAATCTTAGTTTGTTTCAGAATGTCCAAGCTTCAGAATTGGCTACACCTACAAGGTCTATGGAAGATCAGAGTGATGATTCCTTTTCTGGTTGGGCGGCCAACTTTAGATCCGCTAGTTCTGGTCCAGTTAATGAAGAGCCCGAGTCATCATTTGGTCATTCTAAAGTTCAAGATACAGTATCTGGATCCTCGAAAGATGATTTCAATCATTCAGTGTCCAAAGGAAATGATTGGTTTCAGGTTGATGGATGGAGAACTTCTAACCTAGAGGTACCTAACCAGAGTGGCAAACCAGAGCTGAACGTGGATTTTAATGATACCAAAACAGCAGAAAGCGCTACCAGTTCCTCTACCAGAAATTTGGACTGGATGCAAGATGACCAATGGCAAAGGAGTGATAATAAAACAACTGCTGCTGTTGTTACTGAGGCGGTTGAATATTCATTTGATGGATGGAATGATTTTACTGGCTCAGCTAGAGATAGTGCACAAGATCCTTCAAGTATTATTTCCAGATCAAATATAACTGAGCAGGTTGGAAAATCTGAAATTACCGCTGATCTTAACAATACCAAAGCAGAAGGTAATAGCTCTTCTATTGAAGATTTCAGCTGGATGCAAGATGACGTATGGCCAGGTAGCAATAACAAGACAACTGATACCAAGAGTACTAATAACGTTGAGGATTCATTTGATGACTGGAATGATTTCAGTGGATCAGCGAATGCACAATATTTGTCCAGTaatctctccaactccaagataACAGGTGAGTCTGGCAAATCCGAACTTGCCAAGAATAATGATGATAAAATAATAGCAGGAGGTGATAGTGGCTCATCTAGAAATTTTGACTGGATGCAAGATGATCAACAGCTGGTTAGCAATAACCAGGCTTCTGACGTTGTGACTACTAATGAAGATGCTGATTCATTTGATAATTGGAATGATTTTACTGGCTCCCCTGTTACACAAAATCCTTCCAGTAGTGTTTTGTATTCTGAGACAAACATTCTAGCTGGGAAATCTGAGACTTCTGTTGATGCTCACCAAACCAAAACAGAGGTAGGTAATAGCTCTTCTATTGAAGATTTCAACTGGATGCAAGATGACGGATGGCCAAGTGGCAATAACAAGACAACTGATGCCAAGGGTACTAATGAAGATGCTGATTCATTTGATGACTGGAATGATTTCGCTGGATTAGCCAATGCACAACATTTGTCCAGTaatctctccaactccaagataACAGGTGAGTCTGGCAAATCCGAACTTGCCAAGAATAATGATGATAAAAGAATAGCAGGGGGTGATAGTGGCTCACCTAGAAATTTTGACTGGATGCAAGCCAATCAATGGCAGGGGAGTAATGACCAAGCTTCTGGTATTGCGACCACTAATGAGGGTGCTGATTCATTTGATGATTGGAATGATTTTACTGGATCCCCTGTTACACAAAATCCTTCCAGTAGTGTTTCTTATTCTGAGATAAATGTTCTAGCTGGGAAATCTGGGACTTCTGCTGATTGTGATCAAACTAAAACAGAAGTaggtaataactcttctattGAAGATTTCAGCTGGATGCAAGATGAAGGATGGCCAGGTAGCAATAACAAGACAACTAATACCAAGGGTGCTAATGAAGATGCTGATTCATTTGATGACTGGAATGATTTCACTGGATCAGCCAATGCACAACATTTGTCCAGTAACCTCTCCAACTCTGAGATAAAGGGTGAGACTGGCAAATCTGACTTTGCCATGGATAATGATGATAAAAAGATATCAGAAGGTGCTAGTGGTGCATCTAGAAATTTTGACTGGATGAATGATGATCAATGGCAGGGGAGCAATAACCAGGCTTCTGGTATTGTGACTACTAATGATGATGCTGATTCAGCTGATGATTGGAATGAATTTACTGGATCCTCTCTTGCACAAAACCCTTCTAATAGTGTTTCGTATTCCGAGATAAATGCTCTTGCTGGGAAATCTGAGACTTCTGCTGATTCTCATCAAACCAAAACGGAGGTAGGTAATAGCTCTTCTATTGATGATTTCAGCTGGATGCAAGATGGAGGATGGTCAGATAGCCATAACAAGACAACTGACACCAAGGGTGCTAATGAAGATGCTGATTCATTTGATGACTGGAATGATTTCACTGGATCAGCCAATGCACAAATTTCATCAAGTAATCCCTCCAACTCTGAGACAACTGGCAAGACGGGCAAATCTGAATTTGCAAAGGATAGTGATGATAAAAGAATAGCAGTTGGTGCTAGTGGCTCATCAAGTTTTGACTGGACGAAAGATGATCAATGGAAGGGGAGCCATAACCAGGCTTCTGGTATTGCGACCTCTAATGAGGGTGCTGATTCATTTGATGATTGGAATGATTTTACTGGATCCACTGTTACACAAAATCCTTCCAGTAGTGTTTCATATTCTGAGATAAATGTTCTAGCTGGGAAATCTGAGACTTCTTCTGATTGTCATCAAACTAAAACAGAAGTAGGTAATAGCTCTTCTATTGAAGATTTCAGCTGGATGCAAGATGAAGGATGGCCAGGTAAAAATAACAAGACAACTGATACCAAGGGTGCTAATGAAGATGCTGATTCATTTGATGACTGGAATGATTTCATTGGATCAGCCAATGCACAATATTCCTCTAAAAATATTGACTGGAAACAAGATAATCAATGGCAGGGGAGCCAAAAACAGGCTTCTGGTATTTTGACTGCTAATGAAGGTGCTGATTCATTTGATGATTGGAATGATTTTACCGGCTCCTCTGTTACACAAAATCCTTCtagtaatgcttcatattctgggCAATCTGTGACTTCTGATTTTCATCAAACCAAAAAACAAGTTGGTGCTAATACTTCAGTTCAACTTCAAAGTTTTGATTGGATGCAAAATGACCTATGCCCAGTTAgccaaaaaaaatcaaatgatcCCAAAACTACTAATGTAGTTTCTGATTCATTTGATGATATTTGGAATGGCTTCAAACAAAAGGCCACTACACGAGATTCTTCCGGCACTATTTCAATACCAGTTCAGACTTCTTCTGAGCAAAGTTCTGTCTTGAATTTGTTCAGCTCCTCAAACAAATCGCATAGTGTGAATTTTTAG
- the LOC112734004 gene encoding uncharacterized protein isoform X1, producing MEKVVKLDNWGYEVTTSSQACISAINAYYHQVLSYGREKHVILEAVAHDKDCTLANILASHFLHSSDPSKASFFLDSAKSNLEQATLYERLVFDAVSYLISKDRDDDVAYELHAKLLKEFPRDLVSLKRAQVLCFITGRPDLSLSLVHQVLPQNKGESFIYGMLSFPSLELGRMKEAEEAAKRGFEINKQDSWAHHALCHIYQYECRFKEAVEFMEECSPSWSSCSSFMLTHNWWHVALCYLEGNGPMNRVLEIYDHHIWRELDQPDAVAAEVYLNAAGLLLRLCVRGEMDIIGDRLKILAEYLTDKANWYMKWQLDILTVWTLAKTGEFSKAEELLEGLKLKRISRMTKKKQRVMHRGLVLAEAVYAYGSGNDRHGLEILGPDFDAHSFKLIGASDEQLDVFNEVWYIMLLNAGEAIKAIEVFERRIEKRQGFAFLWRLLESAYKLAKMPEEATIANEKARALECAYFQ from the exons ATGGAGAAAGTTGTTAAATTGGATAACTGGGGATATGAGGTGACAACTTCTTCTCAAGCATGTATTTCAGCCATCAATGCCTACTATCATCAG gTACTAAGCTATGGCAGAGAGAAGCATGTGATTCTTGAAGCTGTAGCTCATGACAAAGATTGTACCTTGGCCAACATCTTAGCATCCCATTTTCTCCACTCTTCTGATCCTTCCAAAGCTTCCTTTTTTCTTGATTCTGCTAAATCCAATCTG GAACAAGCTACCTTGTACGAGAGGCTAGTTTTTGATGCTGTCAGTTATTTAATATCTAAAGATAGAGATGATGATGTGGCTTATGAATTACATGCTAAA CTTCTAAAAGAGTTCCCGAGAGATCTTGTTTCTCTGAAGAGGGCGCAAGTGCTATGCTTCATCACAGGCCGGCCTGATCTTTCTTTATCTCTTGTTCATCAG GTACTACCCCAAAATAAGGGAGAAAGTTTCATATATGGCATGCTTTCTTTTCCTTCATTGGAGCTCGGTCGTATGAAAGAAGCCGAGGAAGCTGCCAAAAGGGGATTTGAAATTAATAAGCAAGATAGCTGGGCACATCATGCT TTGTGCCATATTTATCAGTACGAGTGCCGTTTTAAAGAAGCTGTGGAGTTCATGGAAGAATGTTCACCTTCATGGAGTTCTTGTTCATCCTTTAT GTTGACCCATAATTGGTGGCATGTAGCACTTTGTTACTTAGAAGGTAATGGTCCAATGAACAGAGTGCTTGAAATATATGATCATCATATATGGAGGGAGTTAGATCAACCTGATGCTGTGGCTGCAGAG GTTTATCTAAATGCTGCTGGCCTACTTTTGCGGTTGTGTGTACGTGGCGAAATGGATATCATTGGAGATCGTCTCAAGATCCTAGCAGAATACCTAACTGATAAA GCCAACTGGTATATGAAGTGGCAACTTGATATATTGACAGTGTGGACTCTTGCAAAGACTGGAGAATTTTCCAAAGCTGAAGAGCTTCTTGAGGGATTAAAACTTAAAAG GATTTCGAGGATGACGAAAAAGAAGCAACGAGTAATGCATAGAGGATTGGTG CTTGCAGAGGCAGTTTATGCTTATGGGAGTGGCAATGACAGACATGGGTTGGAAATACTTGGTCCAGATTTCGATGCTCATTCTTTTAAG CTGATTGGTGCATCTGATGAACAACTAGATGTGTTCAATGAAGTTTGGTACATCATGTTGCTGAATGCTGGTGAAGCAATCAAGG CTATTGAAGTGTTCGAGAGGCGAATCGAGAAGAGGCAGGGGTTCGCGTTCTTGTGGCGTCTGCTG GAGAGTGCATACAAACTAGCAAAGATGCCAGAAGAAGCTACTATAGCAAATGAGAAAGCAAGAGCTTTGGAGTGTGCATATTTCCAGTGA
- the LOC112734000 gene encoding uncharacterized protein isoform X1 produces MAFEMPLDQIKQLQILLRKDANLSWYDTDKNDQLSLPKLPSVAETVANLDPSPPYLRCKNCDGRLLRGVQSSICVFCGANPHKDLPPEPIKFKDTLGYKWLLDSLQLDGSEMVAPMEEEENSSSRRRSESKDEIPLSELLDLEIRWPSEAERTLSSNSDSEAFQGKSSLSLAGVDLDGFFDHRESDSNASGQTMAFGDQVGDTASYSAIQASENLSLFQNVQASELATPTRSMEDQSDDSFSGWAANFRSASSGPVNEEPESSFGHSKVQDTVSGSSKDDFNHSVSKGNDWFQVDGWRTSNLEVPNQSGKPELNVDFNDTKTAESATSSSTRNLDWMQDDQWQRSDNKTTAAVVTEAVEYSFDGWNDFTGSARDSAQDPSSIISRSNITEQVGKSEITADLNNTKAEGNSSSIEDFSWMQDDVWPGSNNKTTDTKSTNNVEDSFDDWNDFSGSANAQYLSSNLSNSKITGESGKSELAKNNDDKIIAGGDSGSSRNFDWMQDDQQLVSNNQASDVVTTNEDADSFDNWNDFTGSPVTQNPSSSVLYSETNILAGKSETSVDAHQTKTEVGNSSSIEDFNWMQDDGWPSGNNKTTDAKGTNEDADSFDDWNDFAGLANAQHLSSNLSNSKITGESGKSELAKNNDDKRIAGGDSGSPRNFDWMQANQWQGSNDQASGIATTNEGADSFDDWNDFTGSPVTQNPSSSVSYSEINVLAGKSGTSADCDQTKTEVGNNSSIEDFSWMQDEGWPGSNNKTTNTKGANEDADSFDDWNDFTGSANAQHLSSNLSNSEIKGETGKSDFAMDNDDKKISEGASGASRNFDWMNDDQWQGSNNQASGIVTTNDDADSADDWNEFTGSSLAQNPSNSVSYSEINALAGKSETSADSHQTKTEVGNSSSIDDFSWMQDGGWSDSHNKTTDTKGANEDADSFDDWNDFTGSANAQISSSNPSNSETTGKTGKSEFAKDSDDKRIAVGASGSSSFDWTKDDQWKGSHNQASGIATSNEGADSFDDWNDFTGSTVTQNPSSSVSYSEINVLAGKSETSSDCHQTKTEVGNSSSIEDFSWMQDEGWPGKNNKTTDTKGANEDADSFDDWNDFIGSANAQYSSKNIDWKQDNQWQGSQKQASGILTANEGADSFDDWNDFTGSSVTQNPSSNASYSGQSVTSDFHQTKKQVGANTSVQLQSFDWMQNDLCPVSQKKSNDPKTTNVVSDSFDDIWNGFKQKATTRDSSGTISIPVQTSSEQSSVLNLFSSSNKSHSVNF; encoded by the exons ATGGCGTTCGAGATGCCATTGGATCAGATAAAGCAGTTACAGATCTTGCTTCGCAAAGATGCCAACCTCTCGTGGTACGACACCGACAAGAACGACCAACTCTCCCTCCCCAAGCTTCCTTCCGTTGCCGAAACCGTCGCCAATCTCGATCCCTCGCCACCGTACCTTCGCTGCAAGAACTGCGATGGTAGGCTCCTCCGCGGGGTGCAGTCCTCCATCTGCGTCTTTTGCGGCGCCAATCCTCACAAGGATCTCCCTCCCGAGCCCATCAAGTTCAAGGACACACTCGGTTACAAGTGGCTCCTTGATTCCCTTCAGCTCGATGGATCG GAGATGGTGGCACCTATGGAGGAGGAGGAGAATTCATCAAGCAGGAGGAGGAGTGAATCTAAAGATGAGATTCCCTTATCTGAGCTGCTAGATTTGGAAATTAGATGGCCAAGTGAGGCAGAGAGAACTCTGTCTAGTAATTCAGATTCGGAAGCATTCCAGGGGAAGAGTTCGTTGAGTTTGGCTGGAGTTGATCTTGATGGTTTTTTCGATCACAGGGAATCCGATTCAAATGCGTCTGGACAGACAATGGCTTTCGGAGATCAAGTGGGTGATACTGCTTCTTATAGTGCCATCCAAGCTAGTGAAAATCTTAGTTTGTTTCAGAATGTCCAAGCTTCAGAATTGGCTACACCTACAAGGTCTATGGAAGATCAGAGTGATGATTCCTTTTCTGGTTGGGCGGCCAACTTTAGATCCGCTAGTTCTGGTCCAGTTAATGAAGAGCCCGAGTCATCATTTGGTCATTCTAAAGTTCAAGATACAGTATCTGGATCCTCGAAAGATGATTTCAATCATTCAGTGTCCAAAGGAAATGATTGGTTTCAGGTTGATGGATGGAGAACTTCTAACCTAGAGGTACCTAACCAGAGTGGCAAACCAGAGCTGAACGTGGATTTTAATGATACCAAAACAGCAGAAAGCGCTACCAGTTCCTCTACCAGAAATTTGGACTGGATGCAAGATGACCAATGGCAAAGGAGTGATAATAAAACAACTGCTGCTGTTGTTACTGAGGCGGTTGAATATTCATTTGATGGATGGAATGATTTTACTGGCTCAGCTAGAGATAGTGCACAAGATCCTTCAAGTATTATTTCCAGATCAAATATAACTGAGCAGGTTGGAAAATCTGAAATTACCGCTGATCTTAACAATACCAAAGCAGAAGGTAATAGCTCTTCTATTGAAGATTTCAGCTGGATGCAAGATGACGTATGGCCAGGTAGCAATAACAAGACAACTGATACCAAGAGTACTAATAACGTTGAGGATTCATTTGATGACTGGAATGATTTCAGTGGATCAGCGAATGCACAATATTTGTCCAGTaatctctccaactccaagataACAGGTGAGTCTGGCAAATCCGAACTTGCCAAGAATAATGATGATAAAATAATAGCAGGAGGTGATAGTGGCTCATCTAGAAATTTTGACTGGATGCAAGATGATCAACAGCTGGTTAGCAATAACCAGGCTTCTGACGTTGTGACTACTAATGAAGATGCTGATTCATTTGATAATTGGAATGATTTTACTGGCTCCCCTGTTACACAAAATCCTTCCAGTAGTGTTTTGTATTCTGAGACAAACATTCTAGCTGGGAAATCTGAGACTTCTGTTGATGCTCACCAAACCAAAACAGAGGTAGGTAATAGCTCTTCTATTGAAGATTTCAACTGGATGCAAGATGACGGATGGCCAAGTGGCAATAACAAGACAACTGATGCCAAGGGTACTAATGAAGATGCTGATTCATTTGATGACTGGAATGATTTCGCTGGATTAGCCAATGCACAACATTTGTCCAGTaatctctccaactccaagataACAGGTGAGTCTGGCAAATCCGAACTTGCCAAGAATAATGATGATAAAAGAATAGCAGGGGGTGATAGTGGCTCACCTAGAAATTTTGACTGGATGCAAGCCAATCAATGGCAGGGGAGTAATGACCAAGCTTCTGGTATTGCGACCACTAATGAGGGTGCTGATTCATTTGATGATTGGAATGATTTTACTGGATCCCCTGTTACACAAAATCCTTCCAGTAGTGTTTCTTATTCTGAGATAAATGTTCTAGCTGGGAAATCTGGGACTTCTGCTGATTGTGATCAAACTAAAACAGAAGTaggtaataactcttctattGAAGATTTCAGCTGGATGCAAGATGAAGGATGGCCAGGTAGCAATAACAAGACAACTAATACCAAGGGTGCTAATGAAGATGCTGATTCATTTGATGACTGGAATGATTTCACTGGATCAGCCAATGCACAACATTTGTCCAGTAACCTCTCCAACTCTGAGATAAAGGGTGAGACTGGCAAATCTGACTTTGCCATGGATAATGATGATAAAAAGATATCAGAAGGTGCTAGTGGTGCATCTAGAAATTTTGACTGGATGAATGATGATCAATGGCAGGGGAGCAATAACCAGGCTTCTGGTATTGTGACTACTAATGATGATGCTGATTCAGCTGATGATTGGAATGAATTTACTGGATCCTCTCTTGCACAAAACCCTTCTAATAGTGTTTCGTATTCCGAGATAAATGCTCTTGCTGGGAAATCTGAGACTTCTGCTGATTCTCATCAAACCAAAACGGAGGTAGGTAATAGCTCTTCTATTGATGATTTCAGCTGGATGCAAGATGGAGGATGGTCAGATAGCCATAACAAGACAACTGACACCAAGGGTGCTAATGAAGATGCTGATTCATTTGATGACTGGAATGATTTCACTGGATCAGCCAATGCACAAATTTCATCAAGTAATCCCTCCAACTCTGAGACAACTGGCAAGACGGGCAAATCTGAATTTGCAAAGGATAGTGATGATAAAAGAATAGCAGTTGGTGCTAGTGGCTCATCAAGTTTTGACTGGACGAAAGATGATCAATGGAAGGGGAGCCATAACCAGGCTTCTGGTATTGCGACCTCTAATGAGGGTGCTGATTCATTTGATGATTGGAATGATTTTACTGGATCCACTGTTACACAAAATCCTTCCAGTAGTGTTTCATATTCTGAGATAAATGTTCTAGCTGGGAAATCTGAGACTTCTTCTGATTGTCATCAAACTAAAACAGAAGTAGGTAATAGCTCTTCTATTGAAGATTTCAGCTGGATGCAAGATGAAGGATGGCCAGGTAAAAATAACAAGACAACTGATACCAAGGGTGCTAATGAAGATGCTGATTCATTTGATGACTGGAATGATTTCATTGGATCAGCCAATGCACAATATTCCTCTAAAAATATTGACTGGAAACAAGATAATCAATGGCAGGGGAGCCAAAAACAGGCTTCTGGTATTTTGACTGCTAATGAAGGTGCTGATTCATTTGATGATTGGAATGATTTTACCGGCTCCTCTGTTACACAAAATCCTTCtagtaatgcttcatattctgggCAATCTGTGACTTCTGATTTTCATCAAACCAAAAAACAAGTTGGTGCTAATACTTCAGTTCAACTTCAAAGTTTTGATTGGATGCAAAATGACCTATGCCCAGTTAgccaaaaaaaatcaaatgatcCCAAAACTACTAATGTAGTTTCTGATTCATTTGATGATATTTGGAATGGCTTCAAACAAAAGGCCACTACACGAGATTCTTCCGGCACTATTTCAATACCAGTTCAGACTTCTTCTGAGCAAAGTTCTGTCTTGAATTTGTTCAGCTCCTCAAACAAATCGCATAGTGTGAATTTTTAG
- the LOC112734004 gene encoding uncharacterized protein isoform X2: MMMWLMNYMLNCYSCLENSKLNFDLFYLLLKEFPRDLVSLKRAQVLCFITGRPDLSLSLVHQVLPQNKGESFIYGMLSFPSLELGRMKEAEEAAKRGFEINKQDSWAHHALCHIYQYECRFKEAVEFMEECSPSWSSCSSFMLTHNWWHVALCYLEGNGPMNRVLEIYDHHIWRELDQPDAVAAEVYLNAAGLLLRLCVRGEMDIIGDRLKILAEYLTDKANWYMKWQLDILTVWTLAKTGEFSKAEELLEGLKLKRISRMTKKKQRVMHRGLVLAEAVYAYGSGNDRHGLEILGPDFDAHSFKLIGASDEQLDVFNEVWYIMLLNAGEAIKAIEVFERRIEKRQGFAFLWRLLESAYKLAKMPEEATIANEKARALECAYFQ, encoded by the exons ATGATGATGTGGCTTATGAATTACATGCTAAA TTGTTACTCATGCTTGgaaaattcaaaattgaatttcgACTTATTTTACTTG CTTCTAAAAGAGTTCCCGAGAGATCTTGTTTCTCTGAAGAGGGCGCAAGTGCTATGCTTCATCACAGGCCGGCCTGATCTTTCTTTATCTCTTGTTCATCAG GTACTACCCCAAAATAAGGGAGAAAGTTTCATATATGGCATGCTTTCTTTTCCTTCATTGGAGCTCGGTCGTATGAAAGAAGCCGAGGAAGCTGCCAAAAGGGGATTTGAAATTAATAAGCAAGATAGCTGGGCACATCATGCT TTGTGCCATATTTATCAGTACGAGTGCCGTTTTAAAGAAGCTGTGGAGTTCATGGAAGAATGTTCACCTTCATGGAGTTCTTGTTCATCCTTTAT GTTGACCCATAATTGGTGGCATGTAGCACTTTGTTACTTAGAAGGTAATGGTCCAATGAACAGAGTGCTTGAAATATATGATCATCATATATGGAGGGAGTTAGATCAACCTGATGCTGTGGCTGCAGAG GTTTATCTAAATGCTGCTGGCCTACTTTTGCGGTTGTGTGTACGTGGCGAAATGGATATCATTGGAGATCGTCTCAAGATCCTAGCAGAATACCTAACTGATAAA GCCAACTGGTATATGAAGTGGCAACTTGATATATTGACAGTGTGGACTCTTGCAAAGACTGGAGAATTTTCCAAAGCTGAAGAGCTTCTTGAGGGATTAAAACTTAAAAG GATTTCGAGGATGACGAAAAAGAAGCAACGAGTAATGCATAGAGGATTGGTG CTTGCAGAGGCAGTTTATGCTTATGGGAGTGGCAATGACAGACATGGGTTGGAAATACTTGGTCCAGATTTCGATGCTCATTCTTTTAAG CTGATTGGTGCATCTGATGAACAACTAGATGTGTTCAATGAAGTTTGGTACATCATGTTGCTGAATGCTGGTGAAGCAATCAAGG CTATTGAAGTGTTCGAGAGGCGAATCGAGAAGAGGCAGGGGTTCGCGTTCTTGTGGCGTCTGCTG GAGAGTGCATACAAACTAGCAAAGATGCCAGAAGAAGCTACTATAGCAAATGAGAAAGCAAGAGCTTTGGAGTGTGCATATTTCCAGTGA